A region from the Melioribacteraceae bacterium 4301-Me genome encodes:
- the mraY gene encoding phospho-N-acetylmuramoyl-pentapeptide-transferase encodes MFYYLFDYINKIFNPPGFDVFRFLTFRSALSAITALFMAFYVGPKVIKKLKEKQIGEKIRDDGPQTHKQKAGTPTMGGIIILFCVFVPVILWGDIKSIYIDLVLFGTLFLGAVGFLDDYLKVVKKYPKGLIAKYKLLGQVIVGLVIGGAIYFLPEFAPFNTQTTLPFFKNLNFDFSYMYIPSVVFIITATSNAVNLTDGLDGLAIGSFVIVMMALAIISYVSGNIIYADYLNIMYLPGSGELTVFIAAIVGAGLGFLWFNFYPAQVFMGDTGSLALGGAFGIIAILIKKELLIPILGGLYFLEALSVIVQRVYFKYTKKKYGEGRRVFKMAPIHHHFELCGWPEPKIVIRFYIITIILAILSLASFKVR; translated from the coding sequence ATGTTTTACTATTTATTTGATTATATAAACAAGATTTTTAACCCGCCTGGTTTTGATGTGTTTAGGTTCCTTACTTTTAGGTCTGCACTTTCAGCTATTACTGCGCTCTTTATGGCTTTTTATGTGGGACCGAAAGTCATAAAAAAATTGAAAGAAAAACAAATTGGAGAAAAAATAAGAGATGACGGACCGCAAACACATAAGCAAAAAGCTGGTACCCCTACAATGGGTGGGATTATCATATTATTCTGCGTTTTTGTGCCTGTGATACTATGGGGCGATATAAAAAGCATTTACATTGATTTGGTGCTCTTCGGCACTTTGTTTCTTGGTGCTGTTGGTTTTTTAGATGATTATTTAAAAGTTGTAAAAAAGTATCCTAAGGGATTGATTGCTAAATATAAACTTCTTGGACAAGTAATTGTAGGTTTAGTAATTGGAGGTGCAATTTATTTTTTGCCAGAGTTTGCACCCTTTAATACACAAACTACTCTTCCTTTCTTTAAGAACTTGAATTTCGATTTTTCTTATATGTATATACCATCCGTTGTATTTATAATTACAGCAACTTCAAATGCAGTAAACTTAACTGATGGATTGGACGGTTTGGCAATTGGTTCTTTTGTAATTGTTATGATGGCACTTGCAATCATTAGTTATGTCTCCGGTAATATAATCTATGCTGATTACTTAAATATTATGTATTTGCCAGGTTCGGGGGAACTAACAGTTTTTATTGCAGCAATTGTAGGTGCAGGATTAGGTTTCTTATGGTTTAATTTTTACCCTGCTCAAGTATTTATGGGAGATACAGGTTCTTTGGCTTTGGGAGGTGCTTTTGGTATCATAGCCATTCTAATAAAGAAAGAACTTTTAATACCAATTTTAGGTGGTCTTTATTTTTTAGAGGCATTGTCTGTAATTGTTCAACGTGTTTACTTCAAGTATACAAAAAAGAAATACGGTGAAGGTAGAAGAGTTTTTAAGATGGCACCAATACATCATCATTTTGAATTATGCGGTTGGCCAGAACCTAAAATTGTAATAAGATTTTATATAATAACAATAATTTTAGCCATTTTAAGCTTAGCATCGTTTAAGGTAAGATGA
- the murD gene encoding UDP-N-acetylmuramoyl-L-alanine--D-glutamate ligase: MINIKGKKISIIGAKESGVAAARLCKMLGAIPFVSDCDSEQKLIEYKEIFQNEGIDYELGSHTSKALECDFIVTSPGVPSNSEILTKAKQNKIRIVSEIEFASWFCNAKIISITGTNGKTTTTSLCAHTLKKSGYTAYAAGNIGKAFSDLALNVSSKDFIVLETSSFQLDFIENFKPAVAVILNITPDHLDRYNNSFDEYRNSKYNVTKNQDENDLFVFNADDENTYADVINKKVKRLGFSLKKELLNGSFYKEGKIFFAKNGFIEEVCNTNALKIKGMHNVANALAVVNVAKMLNISNNKIRDALFSFEGVEHRLEFVREINGVKYINDSKATNVDSVWYALESFSEPIYLILGGKDKGNDYNQIRQLVKTKVKKIYAIGSSAQKIYDYFKDIVEVEFQKSLEESVLTARKEAQPGTIVLLSPACASFDMFENFEHRGNVFKQVVNGLV; encoded by the coding sequence ATGATTAACATAAAAGGTAAAAAAATATCGATTATAGGCGCTAAAGAAAGCGGTGTTGCTGCTGCAAGGTTATGCAAAATGCTTGGTGCAATTCCTTTTGTTAGTGATTGTGATAGTGAACAAAAATTGATTGAATATAAAGAGATTTTCCAAAATGAAGGGATTGATTATGAACTGGGTAGTCACACCAGCAAAGCCCTTGAATGTGATTTTATTGTGACAAGCCCCGGTGTTCCGTCAAATTCTGAGATTTTAACTAAAGCAAAACAAAATAAAATTAGAATAGTAAGCGAGATTGAATTTGCATCTTGGTTTTGCAATGCAAAAATTATTTCGATAACTGGTACTAATGGTAAAACAACAACTACTTCACTTTGTGCTCATACTCTGAAGAAAAGTGGCTACACAGCTTATGCCGCTGGCAATATTGGTAAGGCTTTCTCTGACTTAGCATTAAATGTTTCTTCAAAAGATTTTATAGTGCTGGAAACTTCTAGTTTCCAGCTGGATTTTATTGAAAATTTCAAACCCGCCGTTGCTGTGATTTTAAATATCACTCCTGATCATTTGGATAGATACAATAACAGTTTTGATGAATATCGGAATTCTAAATACAACGTAACTAAAAACCAAGATGAAAATGATTTATTTGTTTTTAATGCTGATGATGAGAATACATACGCCGACGTAATTAATAAAAAAGTAAAGAGATTAGGATTCTCTCTTAAAAAAGAATTACTGAATGGAAGCTTTTATAAAGAAGGGAAAATATTCTTTGCAAAAAATGGATTTATTGAAGAAGTCTGTAATACCAACGCACTTAAAATAAAAGGTATGCATAATGTTGCAAATGCATTAGCCGTGGTTAATGTGGCTAAAATGCTTAACATTTCTAACAACAAAATTAGAGATGCTCTATTTTCGTTTGAAGGGGTAGAGCATAGGTTAGAATTTGTAAGGGAAATTAACGGCGTAAAGTATATCAATGATTCTAAAGCAACTAATGTTGATTCCGTTTGGTACGCCCTTGAAAGTTTTTCGGAACCAATATATTTAATTCTTGGAGGCAAAGATAAAGGAAATGATTACAACCAAATAAGACAATTGGTAAAAACAAAAGTTAAAAAGATATATGCAATAGGTTCGTCTGCGCAAAAAATTTACGATTACTTCAAAGACATTGTTGAAGTTGAATTTCAAAAGAGTTTAGAAGAGTCCGTTTTAACGGCAAGAAAAGAAGCCCAGCCGGGTACAATCGTTCTTTTATCCCCTGCTTGCGCAAGTTTTGATATGTTCGAAAACTTTGAGCACAGGGGAAATGTATTTAAACAAGTTGTGAATGGATTAGTGTAA
- a CDS encoding FtsW/RodA/SpoVE family cell cycle protein yields MKKLVRLLITIVLILMLLGAIVVFTASGTYSASKFNNMYYLFGSHIWKVLVAIALLFLIPLLPYDYYRKYSKYILMIAACLLIVTLFMPRYKGASRWIELSFIGFQPSEIVKIAVIIHIAKLIEKKGDLISDFKKGFMYCLFWVLFVCTLLFFQPKVSDALIIAITSFSILYVGGARLKHIIFTALSFGTPAVLLMFLIKHTRERILTFYESFINGGDANIQVMQAKIALGSGYWLGVGLGHSRQSDLFLPESYGDFIFSIIGEELGFIGAALVLILYLVLFIAALIIAKKAQDKFGQLLAFGLAVNIMMSVIVNTAVVIGLIPTTGITLPFISFGGTSIMIFAVSVGIIINVANQSLKTSELKLAQV; encoded by the coding sequence ATGAAAAAATTAGTTCGACTGCTTATAACCATTGTTTTGATTTTAATGTTGCTTGGTGCCATAGTGGTTTTTACTGCAAGTGGTACATACAGTGCATCGAAGTTTAACAACATGTATTACCTCTTTGGTTCACATATTTGGAAAGTCCTTGTTGCAATAGCTTTGTTGTTTCTAATTCCACTATTGCCTTATGATTATTACAGAAAGTATAGTAAATATATACTGATGATTGCGGCATGTTTATTAATTGTCACCTTATTTATGCCTCGTTATAAAGGTGCTTCTAGGTGGATAGAGTTAAGCTTTATAGGTTTTCAGCCATCAGAAATTGTGAAGATTGCTGTTATTATTCACATTGCTAAATTAATAGAAAAGAAAGGTGATTTAATTTCGGATTTTAAGAAAGGCTTTATGTACTGTCTGTTTTGGGTCCTTTTTGTTTGTACATTACTTTTCTTTCAGCCTAAGGTTAGCGACGCTTTAATAATTGCCATTACTTCTTTTTCTATACTTTATGTAGGCGGTGCAAGATTAAAGCATATTATTTTTACTGCCCTAAGTTTTGGGACGCCTGCAGTGCTTTTAATGTTTTTGATAAAGCATACTCGCGAAAGAATTTTAACTTTTTATGAAAGTTTTATTAATGGTGGCGATGCTAATATTCAAGTGATGCAAGCTAAAATAGCTTTGGGAAGTGGTTATTGGCTTGGCGTTGGTTTAGGACATAGTCGCCAAAGTGACTTGTTCTTGCCTGAATCTTATGGCGATTTTATTTTTTCAATAATCGGTGAAGAGCTTGGTTTTATAGGAGCAGCATTGGTTTTAATTTTATATCTCGTGTTATTTATTGCTGCTTTAATTATAGCAAAAAAAGCTCAAGATAAGTTTGGACAACTGTTGGCATTTGGCCTTGCTGTAAATATTATGATGAGTGTAATTGTAAATACTGCTGTGGTTATTGGTTTAATTCCAACGACAGGTATTACTCTGCCATTTATAAGTTTTGGAGGAACGTCTATAATGATTTTTGCAGTTTCGGTTGGGATAATAATTAATGTTGCAAATCAGTCACTTAAAACAAGCGAATTAAAATTAGCACAGGTGTAA
- the murG gene encoding undecaprenyldiphospho-muramoylpentapeptide beta-N-acetylglucosaminyltransferase has product MKTIYRFLFAGGGTGGHLYPAVAVAQQIKMIKPESEILFIGAKGKMESRIVPKLGFNFKSIWISGFTRKFSIDNILFPLKLLVSLSQSLFYCIKFHPQVAIGSGAYVSGPVIWSASILGSRILLMEQNSYPGLTNRLLEKKADQIHITFEDSKNYFRDKSKLKLSGNPVRINLELIDKSVALEKFQLSNAKKTLLILGGSGGALSINEAVKNNLINLLEKNIQIIWQTGSFYFERYKHLNSADVKVVPFIDDMAVAYSAADLLVARAGATTIAEASYLGLPVIFVPSTNVAANHQYKNAITLKNNDAAEIVEDSQVNQKIVDKIMEIIFDENKLKSFSQNIKKFSKPNAAKNIALDAIKLAETFNRD; this is encoded by the coding sequence TTGAAAACGATTTACAGATTTTTGTTTGCAGGTGGCGGTACTGGTGGCCATTTATATCCAGCTGTAGCTGTAGCACAGCAAATTAAAATGATAAAACCGGAATCAGAAATTTTGTTTATTGGAGCTAAAGGTAAAATGGAATCTCGTATAGTTCCTAAACTTGGATTTAATTTTAAATCAATCTGGATAAGTGGTTTTACAAGAAAGTTTAGTATAGACAATATTTTGTTTCCATTAAAATTACTTGTTTCTCTGTCTCAATCATTATTTTATTGTATTAAGTTTCATCCTCAGGTTGCTATTGGCTCAGGTGCTTATGTTTCGGGTCCAGTTATTTGGAGCGCTTCAATTCTTGGCTCTCGGATTTTGTTGATGGAGCAGAACAGTTATCCTGGTTTAACTAACAGATTACTTGAAAAAAAAGCTGACCAAATTCATATAACCTTTGAAGATTCTAAAAATTATTTTAGAGATAAAAGTAAACTTAAATTATCGGGAAATCCTGTAAGAATAAATTTAGAGTTAATTGACAAATCAGTTGCTTTAGAAAAATTTCAATTATCTAACGCCAAGAAAACATTGTTAATATTGGGTGGAAGTGGTGGAGCTTTATCAATTAATGAAGCCGTAAAAAATAATCTAATAAATTTATTGGAAAAGAATATTCAAATTATTTGGCAAACAGGCAGTTTTTATTTTGAAAGATACAAGCATCTTAACTCTGCTGATGTAAAAGTTGTTCCTTTCATTGATGATATGGCTGTCGCTTATTCTGCTGCAGATTTATTGGTTGCCAGAGCTGGCGCTACCACTATTGCCGAAGCATCATATCTTGGATTGCCAGTTATATTTGTCCCATCGACTAACGTAGCAGCAAATCATCAGTATAAAAATGCAATCACTCTTAAAAATAATGACGCAGCTGAAATTGTTGAGGATAGCCAGGTAAATCAAAAAATTGTTGATAAGATAATGGAAATAATATTTGACGAAAACAAAC